Sequence from the bacterium genome:
GAGGCGAACCATCCAAAGGTCCTCGCCGGAACACCGCTCCACGGCGCGAACCTCTTCCCCCCTTGCGTACCCGGCCTGCGCGAATGCGTCGGGAGCTACATGCGCGCGATGACGAGCCTCGGCCACCTCCTGATGGAGGGCATTGCGCTTTCGCTCGCTCTACCTGCAGACAGCTTTGCCGCCCATTTCACGGGGGATCCGTTCGTCTTGTTTCGCATCTTCCACTATCCCCCGCTGGCCAGGAAAGACGAGCAGACGCTTTGGAGTGTCGGCGAGCACACGGACTACGGATTGCTGACGATGCTCCAGCAAACCGATGAAGGCGGCCTCGAAGTGAAGACCGGCGACGGCTGGATCCAGGCACCGCCGGTCTCTGACGCCTTCGTCTGCAACATCGGCGACATGCTGGAACGCATGACCGGCGGCCAATACCGTTCGACCCCCCATCGCGTGCGAAACACCAGTGGGCGAAGTCGGCTCTCGTTTCCGTTCTTCTTCGACCCAGGCTTCGATGTGCGGATGCGCCCTCTGGATTCGTTGTCCGCTCCGGAGAACGACGACACGGATCGCTGGGACGGCACCTCGGTGCACGGTTTCGAAGGCACCTACGGCGAGTACCTGCT
This genomic interval carries:
- a CDS encoding isopenicillin N synthase family oxygenase, with the translated sequence MGRVTSRDPDLPIIDVAPLVARAEGRWEVAARIGEACRSHGFFYAVGHGIDPGLCERLERESRAFFEHDLETKLSIRMAHGGRAWRGYFPVGDELTLGLPDQKEGLYFGEELEANHPKVLAGTPLHGANLFPPCVPGLRECVGSYMRAMTSLGHLLMEGIALSLALPADSFAAHFTGDPFVLFRIFHYPPLARKDEQTLWSVGEHTDYGLLTMLQQTDEGGLEVKTGDGWIQAPPVSDAFVCNIGDMLERMTGGQYRSTPHRVRNTSGRSRLSFPFFFDPGFDVRMRPLDSLSAPENDDTDRWDGTSVHGFEGTYGEYLLGKVAKVFPGLGRDVLDESMPGP